In a genomic window of Cytophagia bacterium CHB2:
- a CDS encoding response regulator, with translation MSVTDSANLTLPATPPKKIITIDDEAPIRNLIRHSLRRERYEIVEAGNGREGLEIIRRELPDLIVMDVVMPEMNGLDTLKAIRADATIAHIPVLLLTGIRDSEKIEAALQLPPTEFLAKPFLIDVLKERVRKMMFVANGDSHGVKAGN, from the coding sequence TTGAGCGTGACTGATAGCGCAAACCTAACACTGCCGGCAACGCCGCCGAAGAAAATTATTACCATCGATGATGAAGCGCCGATTCGCAACCTCATCCGGCATTCTTTGCGCCGCGAGCGTTATGAGATTGTCGAAGCCGGCAATGGCCGCGAAGGCCTGGAGATCATCCGCCGGGAATTGCCGGATTTGATCGTAATGGATGTGGTGATGCCGGAGATGAACGGCCTGGATACCCTCAAAGCCATTCGCGCCGACGCAACCATTGCTCATATTCCAGTGTTGCTGTTGACCGGCATACGCGACTCCGAGAAAATCGAAGCAGCGTTGCAACTGCCACCTACGGAATTTCTGGCCAAGCCTTTTTTGATCGACGTGTTGAAGGAGCGTGTGCGCAAAATGATGTTCG